In Actinobacillus indolicus, a single genomic region encodes these proteins:
- the pssA gene encoding CDP-diacylglycerol--serine O-phosphatidyltransferase, producing MLILNKQTRAKRHLDNLTFIPQAVEKVDFLTSSTAFKQQILALIKQAKFRIYLTALYFEKDEAGQEILDALYQAKLANPQLEIKVFVDWHRAQRGRIGEETQSSNADWYTQMREKYALPTEQEIAFYGVPVNKREIFGVLHLKGFVFDDTLLYSGASINNVYLQQFERYRYDRYHQIENKTLADSWVNFIQQNILTNSAVNRLDQANRPKTIEIRPLVKAFRKELSQQAYRFNGKPMNHEQLMVSPVVGLGRKNPLNKTIEALFFQVQQKLTICTPYFNFPRSISQRIEWLLENGKQIEIIVGDKTANDFFTPPEEKFTMASALPYLYEKNLRAFAKRFDYYIQNGQLTIRLWKDGENTYHLKGVWIDDRYILLTGNNLNPRAWKLDAENAVLISDPNGELTEKAQDELAQIRTHTTVLTHYSDLEELKDYPEKVKKLLKKFGRVKLDKIVKMLL from the coding sequence ATGCTTATTCTAAATAAACAAACCCGTGCAAAACGCCACTTAGACAATCTCACCTTCATACCCCAAGCGGTAGAAAAAGTGGATTTTCTAACAAGTAGCACTGCGTTTAAACAACAAATTTTAGCGTTAATCAAACAAGCAAAATTTCGTATTTATCTCACCGCTCTCTATTTTGAAAAAGATGAAGCTGGGCAAGAGATCTTAGATGCACTCTATCAAGCGAAATTAGCTAACCCACAACTAGAAATTAAAGTCTTTGTGGATTGGCATAGGGCACAACGTGGGCGTATCGGCGAAGAAACCCAAAGTTCAAATGCCGATTGGTACACCCAAATGCGTGAAAAATATGCCCTGCCGACAGAGCAAGAGATTGCGTTTTATGGCGTTCCGGTCAATAAACGTGAGATCTTCGGCGTGTTGCACCTAAAAGGTTTTGTGTTTGATGATACCTTGCTTTATAGCGGAGCGAGCATTAACAACGTCTATTTACAGCAGTTTGAGCGTTATCGCTACGACCGCTATCATCAAATAGAAAATAAAACGCTGGCAGACAGTTGGGTTAATTTTATTCAGCAGAATATTTTGACTAACTCAGCGGTAAATCGCTTGGATCAAGCAAATCGTCCAAAAACCATTGAAATCCGACCGCTTGTAAAAGCTTTCCGTAAGGAGCTAAGCCAACAGGCATATCGTTTTAATGGTAAGCCAATGAATCATGAACAGCTAATGGTTTCTCCTGTGGTGGGCTTAGGACGTAAAAATCCGCTGAATAAAACGATTGAAGCCTTGTTTTTCCAAGTGCAACAAAAATTAACCATTTGTACGCCTTATTTCAATTTCCCTCGTTCTATCAGCCAACGAATAGAGTGGTTATTGGAAAATGGCAAACAGATTGAAATTATTGTCGGCGATAAAACGGCGAACGACTTTTTTACGCCTCCTGAAGAAAAATTTACGATGGCATCAGCGTTGCCATATTTGTATGAAAAAAATCTACGAGCGTTTGCTAAACGTTTTGATTATTACATTCAAAATGGGCAATTAACTATCCGTTTATGGAAAGATGGGGAAAACACCTATCATCTAAAAGGGGTGTGGATTGATGATCGTTATATTTTATTGACAGGAAATAATCTCAATCCACGAGCTTGGAAGCTTGATGCGGAAAATGCGGTGTTGATTTCCGATCCAAACGGAGAGCTTACCGAAAAAGCCCAGGACGAGTTAGCGCAAATTCGTACGCATACGACCGTTTTGACCCATTATAGCGATTTGGAAGAGCTAAAAGACTACCCAGAAAAAGTGAAAAAATTACTCAAAAAATTTGGACGGGTAAAATTGGATAAGATTGTGAAGATGTTATTGTAG
- the ileS gene encoding isoleucine--tRNA ligase, giving the protein MTDYKNTLNLPETGFPMRGDLAKREPAMLQNWYDKKLYQKIREASKGKKSFILHDGPPYANGNIHLGHAVNKILKDIIIKSKTALGFDSPYIPGWDCHGLPIELKVEGLVGKPNEKISAAEFRQECRKYAAEQVEGQKADFIRMGVLGDWDNPYLTMNFDTEAHIIRALGKVIANGHLYKGSKPVHWCLDCGSSLAEAEVEYEDKVSPSIYVRFSAVDPAAVEAKFNAQGKGSGQISAVIWTTTPWTLPSNRAIALNAELEYQLVQFGDERVILAAELLEAVQKAAGVEQVEVLGSAKGSDLELMRFNHPFYEYSIPFILGDHVTTDGGTGLVHTAPDHGLDDYIVGQKYKLEMACLVANDGKFISTTPFFAGKGVFESNDLVLEKLKETGALLKLERIKHSYPHCWRHKTPIIFRATPQWFIGMETQGLRKQALGEIKRVRWIPSWGEARIDTMVANRPDWCISRQRTWGVPMTMFVHNETEQLHPRTLEILEEVAKRVEQAGIQAWWDLDPKEVLGEEDAKIYRKVPDTLDVWFDSGSTYASVVQQRPEFNGNAADMYLEGSDQHRGWFMSSLMLSTATDNKAPYNQVLTHGFTVDEKGRKMSKSLGNVIVPSEVWNKNGADILRLWVASTDYTGEIAVSHNILNSAGDTYRRIRNTARFLLANLNGFDPKRDLVKPEEMIALDRWAVSCALDAQNDIKEAYDNYQFHTVVQRLMRFCSIEMGSFYLDIIKDRQYTTKADSLARRSCQTALWHISEALVRWMAPILSFTADEIWGYLPQVEGRSEFVFTEEFYTGLFSLSEADKLDDGYWQKLLKVRAEVNRVLEQARNDKLIGASLEAKVTVYANDDIRPLLEQLGNELRFVLITSQAVVKPLAEADVAEGELAGLAVKVERADGEKCPRCWHYATDIGANAEHAEICGRCVENVAGNGEQRAFA; this is encoded by the coding sequence ATGACTGATTACAAAAACACATTAAATTTGCCTGAAACAGGCTTTCCGATGCGTGGGGATCTCGCTAAGCGTGAACCTGCGATGTTACAAAATTGGTACGACAAAAAGCTCTATCAAAAAATTCGTGAAGCATCAAAAGGGAAAAAATCCTTTATTCTGCACGATGGTCCTCCGTATGCGAACGGGAATATTCACCTTGGTCACGCCGTTAATAAAATTTTAAAAGATATTATTATTAAATCAAAAACTGCGTTGGGTTTTGACTCGCCGTATATCCCGGGTTGGGACTGCCACGGTTTGCCGATTGAGTTGAAAGTAGAAGGTTTGGTGGGTAAGCCAAATGAAAAAATTTCAGCGGCAGAATTCCGTCAAGAATGTCGTAAATATGCAGCAGAACAAGTTGAAGGGCAAAAAGCAGACTTTATCCGTATGGGTGTGTTGGGTGATTGGGATAACCCATACTTGACAATGAACTTTGATACAGAAGCCCATATTATCCGTGCTTTAGGTAAAGTGATTGCAAATGGTCACTTATACAAAGGCTCAAAACCGGTTCACTGGTGTTTAGATTGTGGATCTTCCCTTGCTGAAGCTGAAGTGGAATATGAAGATAAAGTCTCGCCATCAATCTATGTGCGTTTTTCTGCGGTAGATCCTGCTGCCGTAGAAGCGAAATTTAATGCACAAGGTAAAGGAAGCGGTCAAATTTCTGCAGTAATTTGGACAACAACCCCTTGGACGTTGCCGTCAAACCGTGCGATTGCGTTAAATGCAGAATTAGAATATCAACTCGTACAATTTGGCGATGAGCGTGTCATTCTTGCGGCAGAACTTCTAGAAGCTGTACAAAAAGCAGCAGGCGTTGAGCAAGTGGAAGTGTTAGGTTCAGCGAAAGGCAGTGATTTAGAGTTAATGCGTTTTAACCATCCGTTCTATGAGTATAGTATACCGTTTATTTTAGGCGATCACGTTACTACCGATGGCGGTACGGGTTTAGTACATACCGCACCGGATCACGGTTTAGACGACTATATTGTGGGTCAGAAATATAAATTAGAAATGGCTTGTTTGGTGGCAAACGATGGTAAATTCATTTCAACTACACCATTCTTTGCAGGCAAAGGTGTGTTTGAAAGTAATGATTTAGTCCTTGAAAAACTAAAAGAAACTGGGGCGTTGCTCAAATTAGAGCGTATCAAACACAGCTATCCGCACTGCTGGCGTCATAAAACTCCGATTATTTTCCGTGCGACACCACAATGGTTTATCGGTATGGAAACGCAAGGTTTACGCAAACAGGCATTAGGCGAAATTAAACGTGTACGTTGGATCCCAAGTTGGGGTGAAGCACGTATTGATACGATGGTGGCGAACCGTCCTGACTGGTGTATCTCTCGTCAGCGTACTTGGGGTGTGCCGATGACAATGTTTGTGCATAACGAAACAGAACAGCTACACCCACGCACCTTAGAAATTTTGGAAGAAGTGGCAAAACGTGTTGAGCAGGCAGGTATTCAAGCGTGGTGGGATTTAGATCCGAAAGAAGTTTTAGGCGAAGAAGATGCGAAAATCTATCGTAAAGTGCCTGATACCCTTGATGTATGGTTCGACTCAGGATCAACCTATGCGTCTGTAGTGCAACAACGCCCAGAGTTTAACGGCAATGCTGCGGATATGTACCTTGAAGGTTCAGACCAACACCGTGGTTGGTTTATGTCATCATTAATGCTTTCTACGGCAACCGATAATAAAGCACCTTATAATCAAGTACTTACACACGGTTTCACCGTCGATGAAAAAGGTCGCAAAATGTCAAAATCACTCGGTAATGTGATTGTGCCAAGTGAAGTGTGGAACAAAAATGGTGCAGATATTTTACGTTTATGGGTTGCTTCGACGGACTACACCGGTGAAATTGCCGTTTCGCACAACATTTTAAACAGTGCAGGTGACACTTATCGCCGTATCCGTAATACTGCACGTTTCCTATTAGCGAACTTAAACGGCTTCGATCCAAAACGTGATCTGGTTAAACCTGAAGAGATGATCGCCCTAGATCGTTGGGCGGTAAGCTGTGCGTTAGATGCACAAAACGACATTAAAGAAGCCTATGATAATTATCAATTCCACACCGTTGTTCAGCGTTTAATGCGTTTCTGTTCAATCGAAATGGGATCGTTCTATTTAGATATTATCAAAGACCGTCAATACACCACCAAAGCAGACAGCCTTGCACGCCGTAGCTGTCAAACTGCATTGTGGCATATCTCTGAAGCGTTAGTGCGTTGGATGGCACCGATTTTATCCTTCACTGCCGATGAAATCTGGGGCTACTTACCACAAGTGGAAGGGCGTTCTGAATTTGTCTTTACCGAAGAGTTTTATACAGGTTTATTCAGCTTGAGCGAAGCGGATAAATTAGATGATGGCTACTGGCAAAAACTGTTAAAAGTACGTGCTGAGGTCAATCGTGTATTAGAGCAAGCACGTAATGACAAGTTAATCGGTGCTAGCTTAGAAGCGAAAGTCACCGTTTATGCAAATGATGATATTCGTCCGTTGTTAGAACAGTTAGGCAACGAGCTACGCTTCGTGTTAATCACTTCACAAGCGGTTGTTAAACCACTTGCCGAAGCCGATGTTGCTGAAGGTGAATTAGCTGGTCTTGCGGTGAAAGTAGAACGTGCTGACGGTGAAAAATGCCCACGTTGCTGGCACTATGCGACAGATATTGGTGCAAATGCAGAACACGCTGAGATTTGTGGGCGTTGTGTGGAGAATGTGGCAGGTAATGGCGAGCAAAGAGCATTTGCTTAA
- the ribF gene encoding bifunctional riboflavin kinase/FAD synthetase: MQLIRGVYNFKSMPDFRNGCALTIGNFDGVHLGHQQILKRLIEQAKILSVPSVVMVFEPQPREFFAKKLTSSIAPARLMRLRDKISALQQIGIDYLLCIRFNQKFAELAPAEFIQSLLVDKLNVKYLSVGDDFQFGYKRSGNFEILQKAGKQFGFDVENSHSHCLGQQRVSSSLIRDALHNDDLQLAEKMLGKPYAICGRVAHGNKLGRTIGFPTANIMLNRLVTPIQGVYAVQIETAEGVFNGIANVGNRPTINGTKPLLEVHLFEFDKSIYGQAIEVRFLKKVRSEIKFASFDELKSQIERDVIDVKSFFTHSKRSD; the protein is encoded by the coding sequence ATGCAATTAATACGTGGAGTTTATAATTTTAAAAGTATGCCTGATTTCCGAAATGGGTGTGCATTAACAATCGGAAATTTTGATGGCGTTCATTTAGGGCATCAACAAATTTTGAAACGTTTAATTGAACAAGCAAAGATATTAAGCGTACCTTCTGTGGTCATGGTTTTTGAGCCGCAACCACGAGAATTTTTTGCGAAAAAGTTAACGTCTTCTATAGCTCCTGCTCGTTTAATGCGGTTGCGCGATAAGATTTCGGCATTACAACAAATCGGCATAGATTATTTGCTCTGTATTCGTTTTAATCAAAAGTTTGCAGAGTTAGCGCCTGCAGAATTTATTCAATCTTTATTGGTGGATAAATTAAATGTGAAATATTTAAGTGTTGGAGATGATTTCCAATTTGGCTACAAGCGGTCAGGAAACTTTGAAATTTTGCAAAAAGCTGGGAAGCAATTTGGGTTTGACGTAGAAAATTCGCATAGCCATTGTTTAGGGCAACAGCGGGTTAGTAGTTCACTTATTCGTGATGCGTTACATAATGATGATCTGCAGTTAGCAGAAAAAATGCTAGGAAAACCTTATGCAATTTGTGGTCGTGTTGCTCACGGTAATAAATTAGGTAGAACCATTGGATTTCCAACTGCAAATATTATGTTGAACCGCTTAGTCACCCCAATCCAAGGTGTCTATGCCGTGCAAATTGAAACAGCCGAAGGCGTATTCAACGGCATTGCTAATGTAGGCAATCGACCAACGATAAACGGAACAAAGCCGCTATTAGAAGTGCATTTATTTGAGTTTGATAAATCTATTTATGGGCAAGCGATTGAAGTTCGTTTTTTAAAGAAGGTTCGTTCAGAAATTAAGTTTGCGAGTTTTGATGAACTGAAATCACAGATAGAACGTGATGTTATTGACGTAAAAAGCTTTTTTACGCATAGCAAGCGGTCAGATTAA